From Paenibacillus sp. PvR098:
TTTAACGGGGGGGATTTGCCATGATTGGTGCGAGAGTAATAAAGACTTGTCTGGCTGTTGCCATATCCATTCTTATTGCTAAAAGCTTGGATTTGTATGCATATCATTTTGCTGGAATCATTGCTGTTTTATCTGTGCAACCGTCACTATATCGCTCATTACGTAATGGTGTTCAACAAACAGCCAGCGCTGTAATAGGAGCTGTTCTCGGGGCTATAGCCTTATTTACCCTAGGGGAATCTTTTTTAGCCATGGGGTTCATTACATTCCTGTTGATGGCACTCCATGTCTACATTAAGTGGACGAATTCCCTTTTAGTATCCGTCGTCATCGCCATTAATACCATGGGAACGATAGGGCTTAATTTTTGGGAAGCGGCATACAATCAAATCGTCTTAGTATTCATTGGAACAGGTGTCGGAGCCCTAATCAATTTAGTACACAAGCCTGTTCATCAAGAAAGAGCGGAAGTCATCCTGAATCAGGCGGAAGGAATGCTTCGGGCGCTTCTTCATTATATTTTTCTTGACTTGGAAAAAAATCGAATGACGCCGTATTCATCCATGAAAAATCAATTCGATGAAATTAGAATGTATATAAAAAAAGGTAAGGAGATTTCAGGTCTTATTAATGAAGATCGAAAGTTTCGTAAAAGCAATTTTAAAAATACATCTAAAATCTTCAAATCATTTGAAACGATGCTGGAACGAATTCATGACATGTCCAAAGTTCTTACGAAAGTAGAATTAGTAGAGGATGAACTCATATTTTCGAAAAAAACAATTCATATTCTTATTACAATGCAAGAAAAGATCATTCAAGGGAAAAAGTTGAATCTGAAATTACTTAAGCGTGTATTAGATAAAAAAAGAAACCAATTGTGGAAGAATTCGATCGATTCGGAGGGGTTTTACAATTTTTATGGATATATAAAAGAATATCTTAATGAGCTGGAACATTTCCTAGTCGAAAACTCAGGTCAGATAAAAAAACAATTATCCTATTCTTCGATTGATCGTCCGGGACTTTTAGCGCAAATCTCTAAAATATTGGTAAAGTATAACTTAAATATTACGGACGTTTCCATACGCGTTAACGGTGAATTTGCAACTACAACAATTGAGGG
This genomic window contains:
- a CDS encoding aromatic acid exporter family protein, with product MIGARVIKTCLAVAISILIAKSLDLYAYHFAGIIAVLSVQPSLYRSLRNGVQQTASAVIGAVLGAIALFTLGESFLAMGFITFLLMALHVYIKWTNSLLVSVVIAINTMGTIGLNFWEAAYNQIVLVFIGTGVGALINLVHKPVHQERAEVILNQAEGMLRALLHYIFLDLEKNRMTPYSSMKNQFDEIRMYIKKGKEISGLINEDRKFRKSNFKNTSKIFKSFETMLERIHDMSKVLTKVELVEDELIFSKKTIHILITMQEKIIQGKKLNLKLLKRVLDKKRNQLWKNSIDSEGFYNFYGYIKEYLNELEHFLVENSGQIKKQLSYSSIDRPGLLAQISKILVKYNLNITDVSIRVNGEFATTTIEGTCKFDFEGDQMLQEILKIDHVLSVEFR